The Flavobacteriales bacterium genome contains the following window.
CGGCAACGCCGCGATGTGCTGGTGGATGGTCTAAACAGCATTCCGGGCGTGAAATGCCCCAAACCCAAAGGGGCTTTCTATTGCGTCGCCGAGCTGCCGGTGGACGATAGTGACCGGTTCTGCCAATGGCTCCTGGAATCGTTCGAGCACAAGGGCCACACGGTGATGATGGCCCCGGCCACGGGGTTCTATTCAGTCCCCGAACCCGGCCGCCAGCAGGTGCGACTGGCCTACGTACTGGAACAGGACAAGCTGAAGCTGGCCGTGGAGTGCTTGGCCGAGGCGCTGAAGCTCTATCCCGGAGTAACCCGTTCGGTGCCTGCGGAGGCCGCGGCGTCCTGACTACCCCCGCGTACTGGGAAAGCCGACCCGAGGGTCGGCTTTCCTGTTTTCGTCGAACTGTAACCAGGGGTTCGTCGAAGCCGTTGAAGCGCCCGGTCCGATCCCCCCATCGCGGCGAACGGACCGAAAAAAGGACGCTATGCAACGCTTCAGAAACCTCCTGTTGGGCACCATTACGGTTGTCCTTGGCCTCATCGTATCCGGCACTGTGAACGCACAGGACACCAGTGAACGCCGACATGCCTTCCGCTGCAGTGGGATCAATAGCCCCGCCAAGCAGAAACAGCTGACGGAACTATTGCGGGGATTCGACCCGGAAATGGTGGTGTCGGTGGACGAAACGTCCCAGTTGATGAAGCTGTTGACCACCGTTCAACTGGACATAGGTGAGGTGCGCAACATGTGTTCGCTCATCGGAGTGCAACTGCAACCGGTGCAGCGCCGCGATGGTAATTGGGTGAACGAATGATCAATCGAAAATCCCTGACGATGAAATCCACATCGATCATAACAAGTACGGTCCGATCACTAGTGCTGCTTTCGACGTTCGCATCCGCGATCGGCGCCCATGCGCAAAGCAGCAGCGATGGTTGCGGTTTCGCGGTCGCGAACCAATACACCGTGAACAGCTCATGCTCGTTCCAGACCTTCAACAAGCCCACGGCATACGTCAATAACACGAATCCCGGTGGTTGCAACTCCTCGGCCAACGACGACGCGTTCGGCTGGTTCACGGCAACCTCGACGCTCACTGCCATCACGTACGATCCGCTGAACAACCATGATCCAGTTCTGCACGTGCTCAGCGGCACCTGCGGGTCCCCCACCGTGATCGGATGCGCGGACAATGGCGGCAACGGGGTCAACGAAACGGTGACCGTTGCCACGACCGTCGGGGCCAATTACCATTTCCGGGTGCAACGCTATTTCACGAACTCCGCCATGGACGGCTCCATCTGTATTTACAATGTGGTTCCGCCCGCCAACGACGACCCGTGCGGCGCCACCGCGCTCACCTTGGGAACGACATGCTCTTCAACGAGCCATACCAACGTGAACGCGACGTTCACCTCATCCTTGCCTGATCCGGGCTGTGGTGGCTACAGCGGTTCTGTTCGCGATGTTTGGTTCTCCTTCGTTGCCCCCAGCACCAAAACCGTGCACTTCCAAGTGACCTCGGGCACAATGGGAAATCCTGCCATGGCACTGTATACCGCCACGGCTTGCGGCAGCACCTTTTCCTTGATCGAATGCGACGACAACGACGGCATCGGTAATGCCCCGTTCCTGTACCTCTATGATCTCGTTCCCGGAGATACGTACTACCTGCGCGTGTGGGGCAGCGGAGGCGGCCAGGGCACGTTCGACCTCTGCGCGGTGACACCACCCACAACGGCCGACTGTTTCTACGCGCTTCATATGAACGACAGTTTCGGCGACGGTTGGGACGGCAGCACGGTCGGGGTGAGCATCAACGGTGGCGCTACGACCAACTACACCTTGGCGGACGGCAACAAGGGAATGGTGTACATCCCCTTGGACAACGGGGATATCATCACGCTCACGTACACGCCGGCCGGGAGCTGGCAGAACGAGATCAGCTACATACTCCAAAGCGGGCAAGGCGTCCTGTTCTCCGACGGCCCAACCCCGGCCTCGGGCACGGTCTACGCGAACCCCAACGATTGCGTGGCCCCAGACCCACCGCGTGAGGACTGTTACGGCAGTCTGGCCATCTGCGCGGCCAGCGGTAACAGTTCCAATCCAGCGAGCACAGGCTTGAAACCGGACCTGAACCTACATACGCGCGGGTGCCTGAGCAATGACGAGCGCCAAGGCACATGGTTCAACTTCACCGTGTCGGCCTCGGGCACCATAGAGTTCACGATCGTCCCGTCCAACTCGGGCGATGATTACGACT
Protein-coding sequences here:
- a CDS encoding T9SS type A sorting domain-containing protein; translated protein: MKSTSIITSTVRSLVLLSTFASAIGAHAQSSSDGCGFAVANQYTVNSSCSFQTFNKPTAYVNNTNPGGCNSSANDDAFGWFTATSTLTAITYDPLNNHDPVLHVLSGTCGSPTVIGCADNGGNGVNETVTVATTVGANYHFRVQRYFTNSAMDGSICIYNVVPPANDDPCGATALTLGTTCSSTSHTNVNATFTSSLPDPGCGGYSGSVRDVWFSFVAPSTKTVHFQVTSGTMGNPAMALYTATACGSTFSLIECDDNDGIGNAPFLYLYDLVPGDTYYLRVWGSGGGQGTFDLCAVTPPTTADCFYALHMNDSFGDGWDGSTVGVSINGGATTNYTLADGNKGMVYIPLDNGDIITLTYTPAGSWQNEISYILQSGQGVLFSDGPTPASGTVYANPNDCVAPDPPREDCYGSLAICAASGNSSNPASTGLKPDLNLHTRGCLSNDERQGTWFNFTVSASGTIEFTIVPSNSGDDYDFALWGPETSVACPPSTSPYRCSYSDDSGDTGLLVSSTDVSEDASGDKYVQAIDVSVGEVYVLYISNWSQSGLQFDLDFNMISGASIDCTVLPVELLTFEAGAKERTVELDWATASEAGSSHFVVQRSPNGEDFADIGTVNSAGTSFTTTEYAFVDDRPIAGTNYYRLKQVDTDGSFSYSDIATVNFGSAVVIGTPYPNPTDGTVNVPLNANEDGLAHLEVSDATGRTVHRSAHAITSGTNTLSSDLQGLKPGTYMVTVITQDGLPTRCGRFMLR